The following coding sequences lie in one Ostrea edulis chromosome 8, xbOstEdul1.1, whole genome shotgun sequence genomic window:
- the LOC125663406 gene encoding ficolin-1-like — protein METDGGGWTVFQRRIDGSEDFYRTWTEYKDGFGNLTTEFWLGDDKLHYLLSQGPYEFRMDMGDFNNQTRYVKYTSISLGNETSKYVISLNGFSGDLGDCFTSGPSVNNMSFTTKDQDNDPSPGNCAINFQSGWWHNRCHCANPNGLYLAGETDIFADGITYGPWLSQYYSLKNIQLMVRRVV, from the exons ATGGAGACCGATGGAGGGGGCTGGACA GTTTTTCAGCGTCGAATAGACGGCTCCGAGGATTTTTATCGAACATGGACGGAATACAAGGACGGATTTGGAAATCTTACAACTGAATTTTGGCTGG GTGATGACAAACTACATTATTTACTGAGTCAAGGACCGTACGAGTTCCGGATGGACATGGGCGACTTCAACAACCAGACACGTTATGTAAAATACACCAGTATTTCTCTCGGAAACGAGACTTCTAAGTACGTCATATCCTTGAACGGATTTTCTGGAGACCTCG GTGATTGCTTTACATCTGGACCATCAGTAAATAACATGTCTTTCACGACAAAGGACCAAGACAATGATCCTTCACCCGGAAACTGTGCAATTAACTTCCAATCTGGATGGTGGCATAATAGATGCCATTGTGCTAACCCGAATGGCCTCTACTTGGCGGGCGAAACGGACATCTTTGCAGACGGCATCACGTACGGTCCTTGGCTTAGCCAGTATTACTCACTGAAAAATATTCAACTGATGGTTAGAAGGGTAGTGTAG